A DNA window from Naumovozyma dairenensis CBS 421 chromosome 8, complete genome contains the following coding sequences:
- the NDAI0H01900 gene encoding endoplasmic reticulum-Golgi intermediate compartment family protein (similar to Saccharomyces cerevisiae ERV46 (YAL042W); ancestral locus Anc_7.31), whose translation MLKKKSAKLLSFDAFAKTEEEVRIRTNTGGIITISCILVTLYLLLNEWSQFNSVITSPQLVVDRDRNLKLELNLDISFPNISCDLINLDIMDESGELQLDLLDSTFIKTRLDPQGNPLDNDNNVADTDADLVIGVDDLTKNGEKRLKEILAKDPDYCGSCYGSQDQTENESKSKDQKICCQTCNDVRDSYLNAGWAFFDGAQIEQCENEGYVAKINKHLEEGCRIKGQALLNRIQGNIHFAPGKSYSNYKAKGSTHRHDTSLYDKVKKMNFNHIIHHLSFGKSIDKVGKNDLKDYSDRKKFSINPLDDRKVIVKDFNPAFHQFSYYTKIVPTRYEFLDEKISSIETAQFSATYHSRPIQGGTDEDHPTTFHSRGGIPGLFFFFEMSPIKVINKEHHFRTWSSFLLNCITSIGSVLAVGTVFDKIFYRAQKTLKAKKSK comes from the coding sequence atgttgaaaaagaaatcgGCTAAACTGTTATCCTTCGATGCCTTTGCGAAgacagaagaagaagttcGTATAAGAACAAATACGGGTGGTATCATAACCATATCATGTATACTAGTAACACTCTATCTACTGTTGAATGAGTGGTCACAATTTAATTCTGTCATTACTTCTCCACAATTGGTAGTGGATAGAGatagaaatttgaaattagaatTGAACTTGGATATTTCATTCCCAAATATCTCTTGTGATTTGATTAATTTGGATATTATGGATGAGTCAGGTGAGTTACAATTGGATCTGTTGGATTCTACTTTCATCAAGACTAGGCTGGATCCACAAGGGAACCCAttagataatgataataatgttgCCGATACCGATGCTGATTTGGTGATTGGTGTAGATGATTTGACTAAAAATGGTGAAAAAAGGTTAAAGGAGATTTTAGCTAAAGACCCTGATTATTGTGGTTCGTGTTATGGCTCTCAAGATCAAACAGAAAATGAATCGAAATCAAAGGATCAAAAAATCTGTTGTCAAACTTGTAATGATGTAAGAGATTCTTATTTGAATGCAGGTTGGGCATTCTTTGATGGTGCACAAATTGAGCAATGTGAAAATGAAGGATACGTAGCTAAAATTAATAAGCATTTAGAAGAAGGTTGTAGAATAAAAGGACAAGCTCTTTTAAATCGAATTCAAGGTAATATTCATTTCGCACCAGGGAAATCATACTCAAATTATAAAGCGAAGGGGTCTACTCATCGTCATGATACTTCATTATATGATAAagttaaaaaaatgaattttaATCATATCATTCATCACCTAAGTTTTGGTAAATCAATCGATAAAGTTGGTAAgaatgatttgaaagattacTCCGATAGAAAgaagttttcaataaacCCACTGGATGATAGAAAAGTCATTgttaaagattttaatcCTGCATTCCatcaattttcttattatacTAAAATCGTTCCAACAAGATATGAATTTTTAGATGAGAAAATTAGTTCAATAGAAACTGCGCAATTCAGTGCTACTTATCATTCAAGACCAATACAAGGTGGAACAGATGAAGATCATCCAACCACATTCCATTCAAGAGGTGGGATACCAGGattgtttttcttctttgaaatgTCACCAATAAAAGTTATCAATAAAGAACATCATTTTAGAACTTGGTCAAGTTTCCTATTGAATTGTATCACAAGTATTGGTAGTGTTTTAGCTGTGGGGACTGTTTTCGACAAAATCTTTTATAGGGCTCAAAAGACTTTGAAAGCTAAAAAGAGTAAATAA
- the NDAI0H01910 gene encoding GATA-type transcription factor → MYDTDKQIRLILEAAKFVEDEEDKKAREEAETEATSQNTSTNTSLANNANDAELITPPDSSTGGSSPSMENEIATTTVSTNVIVVESVTPTVISFEESSVRATNENDTSTTSTSVSNVKLATPPELSIEGRSDSTASTASVACTSTTLKGLKNMEIFKGDSKLFTLATICGNNFVKPEQENKICPPEGNKSFILFLHLLTLLLLVTRFLIPIKGQVLNMYNKNNYNYKKVTKKVRFLKSVKFILKMTLLLMLFLMMHIRNPSRNAPRNKNAKKNDSGTPNPTDASAATTTATTKVKSPTKTPKSNPSAKCGQCRDEETPEWRRGPYGKNNKLCNKCGLFYRKLCKRFGDYRGTAILRFRFRGRDYKGMRDMPTTSEELKDEYLDKLKEDKTLDQNFRLIEASLVKKSKRRKTPIQMVNA, encoded by the coding sequence ATGTATGACACAGATAAACAAATTCGCTTGATCTTGGAAGCTGCAAAATTTgtggaagatgaagaagacaAAAAGGCTAGGGAAGAAGCCGAAACTGAAGCTACTAGCCAAAACACCAGCACAAACACCAGTTTAGCAAACAACGCTAATGATGCTGAGCTAATTACACCTCCGGATTCATCCACTGGAGGGAGTTCTCCTTCCATGGAGAACGAAATTGCAACCACCACCGTTTCAACAAAcgttattgttgttgagtCAGTCACACCAACAGTCATCTCCTTTGAAGAGAGTTCTGTTCGTGCGACAAACGAAAATGATACCTCTACCACTTCAACAAGCGTCAGCAATGTTAAGCTAGCTACGCCTCCAGAATTATCCATTGAAGGGCGTTCTGATTCTACTGCCTCTACTGCTTCTGTTGCATGTACCTCAACTACGCTCAAAGGGTTGAAGAATATGGAAATTTTCAAGGGTGATTCAAAGCTGTTTACCCTAGCTACTATTTGTGGTAACAACTTTGTAAAGCCAGAACAGGAAAACAAGATCTGTCCACCAGAGGGCAATAAGAGTTTTATTCTATTTCTCCATCTCCTTACCCTCCTCCTGTTAGTGACAAGATTTTTAATACCCATCAAGGGTCAAGTTCTCAACATgtacaacaagaacaattacaattacaaGAAGGTGACAAAGAAGGTAAGGTTTCTAAAAAGCGTAAAGTTCATTTTGAAGATGAcattgttgttgatgttgtttCTGATGATGCATATAAGGAACCCGTCAAGAAACGCGccaagaaacaaaaacgCCAAGAAAAATGACTCTGGAACTCCGAATCCCACTGATGCCAGTGCCGCCACTACCACTGCCACTACTAAAGTAAAGTCTCCCACTAAGACTCCTAAATCAAATCCAAGTGCTAAATGTGGTCAATGTCGAGATGAGGAAACACCAGAGTGGCGTAGGGGCCCCTACGGCAAAAACAACAAGCTCTGTAACAAGTGCGGATTATTTTATCGTAAATTATGTAAGAGATTCGGTGACTATCGTGGTACTGCCATTTTACGGTTTAGATTCAGGGGGAGAGATTATAAGGGTATGCGTGACATGCCAACAACCAGCGAGGAACTTAAAGATGAGTACTTagataaattgaaagaggATAAAACTCTTGATCAAAATTTCAGATTGATCGAAGCATCTCTAGTTAAAAAGTctaaaagaagaaaaaccCCTATCCAAATGGTGAACGCTTAA
- the PTA1 gene encoding RNA-processing protein PTA1 (similar to Saccharomyces cerevisiae PTA1 (YAL043C); ancestral locus Anc_7.28), translating to MSIHANIKQELDSSVTSDDSKPLSNYPENATNTADDKSTLENLIQARTLALEQNTAEMLPKVLETTSNLLFQKTEFPQTPSSKNEYSSLAHFYIDLFHTLLINSRISNIEKSLIASAHFHELFTLITTTGDPILYKSAILTYSQTYPLLLDLVAKTSNEKLWSDMTKLKRFIISNWKSIYPLSTCENGIISGVDLDSDDKNMGCKLASVKFMSQVIISQISSSSSSSLAIPDNHPVLGSQRRLEKEAKAILDLLLNYLIDEPMMVSSLFIGILNVLAFILKARSQTTVRILSGILKFNVDGKYMIDEKNVLKYRLSKRMVERCYKNFAQFGIKNQLIKNDSPSSSSGAESNTSTTSSSNFYGKFSKISQTLHIIGEETKAKGILNYEETAFINIIPDNERSRIMNNREKFQLKKTIDFNNNLLTDLKNYSLEKLESSGNDPNRIFNNSTIAIDNSYSSIFSLMNSDNSKFDLSQFKTEQKGKESEILIQLASEALSSVDTNRFINALSIVASRYTDLMNKTPNPKEKRSHDDTDNNNNNNNNKEIEEDGYDFNSSEIPTKKLKMEPSQEDDVNKYKVEEDEEDEEEEEAIKTTDLDDTKYLFKLEPMDRDTKIANIKRIIQNILSVKDQREENSLMISANNSNNNQDIFSPLNKIKLIDWKNENSGFDILIRLASRGVDNNENSGLCGDIIRDNLYEYMLQDFDNKVGLMVEWLNEEWYFESISKSFEFATYNKWSLRLLDGLIPFLENNHRRLFIRLMSELPKLTMDHINKMRQICMDPARNSLGFQTLKFLVMFRPPVKGIIKEFLESILKEDATLEKQCNSILSKFY from the coding sequence ATGTCGATTCATGCAAATATTAAACAGGAACTAGATTCATCTGTAACATCAGATGATTCTAAACCACTCTCTAATTATCCAGAAAACGCCACGAATACAGCAGATGATAAATCTActttagaaaatttgattcaagCAAGAACGTTAGCATTAGAACAAAATACGGCAGAAATGTTACCCAAAGTCTTAGAAACAACGTCAAATTTACTTTTCCAAAAAACAGAATTTCCACAAACTCCTTCTTCTAAAAACGAGTATTCCAGCTTGGCTCACTTTTATATAGATCTATTTCAtactttattaattaattctcGAATTTCCAATATCGAGAAATCATTAATAGCATCTGCCCATTTCCATGAATTATTTACTTTAATTACAACAACAGGAGATCCAATCCTATATAAATCAGCCATCTTGACCTATTCACAAACGtatccattattattagacTTAGTTGCCAAAacatcaaatgaaaaattatggTCCGATATGactaaattgaaaagattcaTTATATCAAATTGGAAATCAATTTATCCATTATCAACATGCGAGAATGGAATTATCTCTGGAGTGGATCTAGATAgtgatgataaaaatatggGATGTAAGTTGGCATCAGTTAAATTCATGTCACAAGTAATCATAAGCCAAATCTCctcatcttcctcttcttctctaGCTATTCCTGATAATCATCCTGTTTTGGGATCACAACGACGTCTAGAAAAGGAGGCAAAAGCAATACTGGACcttcttttaaattatCTTATTGATGAACCAATGATGGTATCGAGTTTATTCATTGGTATATTGAATGTATTAGCATTCATTTTGAAGGCAAGGTCGCAAACAACAGTCAGGATATTGTCAGGAATTTTAAAATTCAATGTGGATGGGAAATATATGATTGACGAGAAAAACGTTCTGAAGTATAGATTGTCTAAAAGAATGGTTGAAAGATGTTATAAGAATTTCGCTCAATTTGGTATTAAGAATCAATTGATTAAGAATGATTCACCATCTTCATCCTCAGGTGCTGAGAGCAATACATCAACTACAAGTAGTAGCAACTTCTATGGGAAATTCTCTAAAATCTCACAAACTTTACATATAATTGGAGAAGAAACAAAGGCAAAGGGTATTTTAAATTATGAAGAGACGGctttcattaatataataccagataatgaaagatcaagaataatgaataatagaGAGAAATTCCAATTAAAAAAGACaattgatttcaataataatttattaactgatttgaaaaattattcgTTAGAAAAATTAGAGTCGAGTGGAAATGACCCAAATAGaatcttcaataattcaacAATCGCGATTGATAATTCTTATAGTTCCATTTTCTCATTAATGAATAGTGATAACTCTAAATTCGATTTATCACAATTTAAGACTGAGCAAAAAGGGAAAGAAAGTGaaattctaattcaatTGGCCTCGGAGGCTTTATCAAGTGTTGATACCAATAGGTTTATTAATGCTTTATCGATTGTTGCTTCAAGATATACagatttaatgaataaGACACCTAATCCGAAAGAAAAACGTTCACATGATGatactgataataataataataataataataataaagaaattgaagaagatgggTATGATTTCAATAGCTCTGAAATACCtacaaagaaattaaaaatggAACCTAGTCAGGAAGATgatgtaaataaatataaagtagaagaagatgaagaagacgaagaGGAGGAGGAAGCTATCAAAACAACTGACCTTGATGATACAAAGTATTTATTTAAACTGGAACCAATGGATAGAGATACTAAAATAGCCAATATTAAACgaataattcaaaatatattgtCAGTTAAGGAccaaagagaagaaaatagtCTGATGATATCAGcgaataatagtaataataaccaaGATATATTTAGTCCGTTAAATAAGATCAAGTTAATTGACtggaaaaatgaaaactctggatttgatattttaattaGATTAGCTAGTCGTGgtgttgataataatgaaaattcgGGACTTTGCGGTGATATAATTAGAGACAAtttatatgaatatatgtTACAAGATTTTGATAACAAAGTTGGATTAATGGTCGAATGGCTAAATGAAGAATGGTACTTTGAGTccatttcaaaatcttttgaatttgCTACTTATAACAAATGGTCATTAAGATTATTAGATGGGTTAATACCATTTTTAGAAAACAATCATAGACgattatttattagattAATGAGTGAACTACCTAAATTGACAATGGAtcatattaataaaatgaGACAAATATGTATGGACCCAGCAAGAAACTCGTTAGGGTTCCAAACTTTGAAGTTTTTAGTGATGTTTAGGCCGCCAGTGAAGGGCataattaaagaatttttgGAATCCATATTGAAGGAAGATGCTACATTAGAAAAGCAATGTAATTCCATATTGAGTAAATTTTACTAA
- the GCV3 gene encoding glycine decarboxylase subunit H (similar to Saccharomyces cerevisiae GCV3 (YAL044C); ancestral locus Anc_7.25): MYPIITRSVPVQLGRRIAKPSLTLTLRTVVANNGSKRWASSVNSLTKTQLPFTYSPNGPKIVKYTKDHEWIAAHEDGIAFIGISKYASDSLGDATYIELPEVDTIIEEGESMGSVESVKSASEIYQPVKGEVVEVNTELENKPQLINQDPMGLGWIAKIKLDSMNDIDSSDKLLSLDQYEESLKHDD; this comes from the coding sequence atgtACCCTATAATCACAAGAAGCGTACCAGTACAATTAGGAAGGAGAATTGCAAAACCATCATTAACGCTAACATTAAGAACAGTAGTAGCTAATAATGGTAGTAAAAGGTGGGCATCCTCAGTCAATTCTCTAACAAAAACACAATTACCATTCACTTATTCCCCTAATGGTCCAAAGATTGTGAAATATACCAAAGATCATGAATGGATTGCCGCTCATGAAGATGGGATTGCGTTCATTGGTATTTCAAAATACGCATCTGATTCATTAGGTGATGCTACATACATTGAGCTACCTGAAGTAGACACCATCattgaagaaggtgaaTCAATGGGGTCTGTAGAGTCTGTGAAATCTGCCTCCGAGATCTATCAACCAGTTAAGGGAGAAGTTGTTGAAGTTAATActgaattggaaaataaaccTCAATTGATTAATCAAGATCCCATGGGATTAGGTTGGATTGCTAAGATTAAACTTGATAGTatgaatgatattgattcaTCTGATAAACTACTAAGTTTGGATCAATACGAAGAATCTTTGAAACATGATGattga
- the BOL1 gene encoding Bol1p (similar to Saccharomyces cerevisiae YAL044W-A; ancestral locus Anc_7.24), with protein sequence MLSKSTTRAIGLLSRSKSNFSKTLLSTRSVMSSATSSDLPANQRIDGPIITKINAKIKEAFPDMVHYQIFNDSYKHATHEPMETATNTTESHLRLEIVSDKFQGLPLVKRHQLVYSLLNHEIEVDQVHALQLTTKTIKEFTK encoded by the coding sequence ATGCTATCTAAAAGTACAACGAGAGCCATTGGTCTATTGTCAAGATCAAAATCGAACTTTTCCAAGACTTTGCTTTCTACAAGATCCGTAATGTCATCCGCCACATCGTCAGACCTTCCAGCAAACCAGAGGATAGATGGGCCCATCATCACAAAGATAAATGCCAAGATTAAAGAAGCATTCCCAGACATGGTCCACTATCAAATCTTTAACGACTCTTATAAACATGCCACTCATGAACCTATGGAAACTGCTACTAATACTACAGAATCGCATTTAAGATTAGAGATTGTCAGTGATAAATTCCAAGGATTACCACTGGTAAAGAGACACCAATTAGTATACAGTTTATTGAATCATGAAATAGAAGTAGATCAAGTACATGCTTTACAATTAACTACAAAGACGATAAAGGAGTTTACTAAATAA
- the SPC72 gene encoding gamma-tubulin complex subunit SPC72 (similar to Saccharomyces cerevisiae SPC72 (YAL047C); ancestral locus Anc_7.21) — translation MKEEEYDMASRSHISNISNNITHDSRAMQMEYNKSEDTIDNDNHKFTTNVRSNLNSNGRFLSPASSQSHSRSQSHSMLPDTNDTDMILMTSSQILNNSSPFNDATREKNKHTKVDLTFEHYDKKSNGLDKYITRNFLDIQNDTNSIRLKTKSPNNNRESNSIQHDIEQNPFDDNEKTSNKNLPYTMKNNKSNNNDSKNSLLPLESFDDEDEEDEHEDPIENENNNNDKHSTATYQIPKLRKSLTPWRNKDKQKRTDNYNNTAVSSPTRSINAKPFINSSNHNNSEGNVMATSSSNVKEIEFLQKQLTSYKLQQKTLYEVIIHQLNQNNTDSNNGGNKLYENLLSNISKNDEQVEKLKKIIKDKENQLENSNNELTKIKNEYSETLNYANEYLQHSEIISQSIDDLLNLIVENAEFLQIDDNEKNTLIKATQINSTFIMVKLNSLTSILKNLISNQLEKDASIVKDQQTNNNNSNTTIDTKLEINIESLHKQYDKFLNGIKFKLSSSQAIENALYEKLSNQFNLLNQIQQYIQESNNDTGEKESQIIQLEKELNLLEKKLNNEKVNNTKLMNLKEENWQDLIGQLENDIEYLTSNKDDLTSLIDELSKNIEHLRFENDDISSLVKQLTEEKRNKDNDFSNLLVELNDMKLQNNNLQNIIENLHSNANITNEKNELEFDKLKQHLLLHLNKNFEIFERILQKKSIDQSKKKIEFITKNTGLKNVKLIQPKLESLYNFIETALKAITDAYITLLTQEKQEKRSNDKRVSSLESEDAHEYYQRETQLRIEELERKWISERERRKLDANAAESRIRRLEEENQLLREQLYVQRTTISSSSSRNSVLNNNTHDKKNNFEIRQ, via the coding sequence atgaaagaagaagaatatgataTGGCCAGTAGATCACACATATCAAATATAtccaataatataacaCATGATTCTCGAGCGATGCAGATGGAATATAACAAGTCTGAAGACACTATCGACAATGATAACCACAAATTCACAACGAACGTGAGGTCTAACCTCAACTCCAACGGCCGGTTTTTGTCGCCTGCATCGTCTCAATCACATTCACGATCCCAGTCACATTCAATGCTGCCAGATACAAACGATACAGATATGATACTTATGACATCATCTCaaatattaaacaattCATCACCCTTCAATGATGCAACAAGAGAGAAGAATAAGCATACTAAAGTTGATCTAACTTTTGAACATTATGACAAGAAATCCAATGGTCTGGATAAGTATATTACTAGGAATTTCTTGgatattcaaaatgataCTAATTCGATTCGTCTTAAAACAAAATCGCCAAATAACAATAGAGAGAGCAATAGTATACAACATGATATTGAGCAAAATCCATTTGATGATAACGAAAAAACATCAAATAAGAACCTTCCATATACaatgaaaaacaataagagtaataataatgatagtaAAAATAGTCTTCTTCCCTTAGAATCGttcgatgatgaagatgaggagGATGAACATGAAGATCCcatagaaaatgaaaataataataacgataaaCATTCAACTGCTACTTACCAAATCCCAAAACTGCGAAAATCTTTAACACCATGGAGGAATAaagataaacaaaaaagaactgacaattataataatacagcAGTATCTTCTCCCACGCGATCAATTAATGCTAAGCCGTTTATTAATAGTAGCAATCATAACAATAGTGAAGGAAATGTCATGGCAACTTCTTCCTCGAACgtgaaagaaattgaatttttacaaaaacAATTGACATCATATAAATTGCAACAAAAGACCTTATATGAAGTAATAATacatcaattaaatcaaaataatactgaCAGTAATAATGGTGGcaataaattatatgaaaatttattatcaaacatttccaaaaatgatgaacaaGTTGAAAAACTcaaaaaaatcataaaagataaagaaaatcaacTTGAAAATTCAAACAACGAATTAACCAAAATTAAAAACGAATATAGTGAAACTTTAAATTATgcaaatgaatatttacaaCATTCTGAAATCATCTCACAATCAATTGATGACttgttgaatttaattgttGAAAACGCAGAGTTTTTAcaaattgatgataatgagaAAAATACACTAATCAAAGCAACTCAAATCAATTCAACTTTCATCATGgttaaattaaattcattgacttccattttgaaaaatttaatttccaatcaattggaaaaagaCGCCAGTATTGTTAAAGATCAACAAActaacaacaacaacagcaataCAACTATAGATACAAAGTTGGAAATCAATATTGAATCATTACATAAAcaatatgataaatttttgaatggtattaaatttaaattgaGTAGTTCTCAAGCTATTGAAAACGCGTTGTATGAAAAACTATCaaatcaattcaatttaCTAAACCAAATTCAACAATATATACAGGAGAGTAACAATGACACTGGAGAGAAAGAATCACAAATTATACAAttagaaaaggaattaaACCTTCTggagaaaaaattaaataatgaaaaggtaaataatacaaaactaatgaatttgaaagagGAAAATTGGCAAGATTTAATTGGtcaattggaaaatgatattgaatatttaacTTCAAATAAAGACGATTTAACATCAttgattgatgaattaagTAAGAATATTGAACATTTACGATTcgaaaatgatgatatttcatCACTCGTCAAACAATTAACGGAGGAGAAGCgtaataaagataatgattttaGTAATTTGTTAGTAGAGCTAAATGATatgaaattacaaaataataatcttcaaaatatcatagAAAATTTACATTCTAATGCAAACATtactaatgaaaaaaatgaattggaatttgataaattgaaacaacatttattattacatttgaataaaaattttgaaatttttgaacgtatattacaaaagaaatcaatcgatcaatcaaagaaaaaaatagaattCATTACGAAAAATACTGGATTGAAGAATGTTAAATTGATTCAACCAAAATTAGaatcattatataatttcattgaaacaGCTTTGAAGGCAATAACAGATGCTTACATTACTTTATTAACACAAGAGAAACAAGAGAAACGATCTAATGACAAACgtgtttcttctttggaaaGTGAAGATGCACACgaatattatcaaaggGAAACACAACTAAGAATAGAAGAATTGGAAAGGAAATGGATATCTGAGAGAGAACGTCGTAAATTAGACGCAAATGCAGCTGAATCAAGAATAAGGCGATTAGAAGAGGAAAACCAATTATTAAGAGAACAGTTATATGTCCAAAGGACAACAATATCCTCATCCTCTTCTAGAAATTCTGTActgaataataatacgcatgataagaaaaataattttgaaatacGACAATGA
- the EAF3 gene encoding Eaf3p (similar to Saccharomyces cerevisiae EAF3 (YPR023C); ancestral locus Anc_8.131) has protein sequence MFELGGKCLAFHGPLLYEAKILKIWDPATKTVTSIKNSSSSGKSTGSNSNDKSLLQNTSATAPTTGTAPTDQESIPAEIIAFPCYFIHYQGWKSTWDEWISSIRIREYNVENLELKKKLVNDAREAKKLKDQERKKKHQNALHPSSSTSSLSASSRLKKVNDITNKSNGLNKPSHNNGPSSSYQLQNNIQNDLHNQGQSNRRGSSISPQRGGAGGGGMPPHSSSSPALGSSSSNSSSSSSASHYQQQLLSQLHSNNTLFPRITLHIPLKLKSILVDDWECITKEKKIINLPCQNNVSKILEDYEHDMLKSDSSSPASSSIVYQSQLNEFIQGLKLYFNETLSRLLLYRLERLQYEELLIDYRKKHDGNESHMNVSEIYGAMHLLRLISILPELISSTTMDNQSCQLIVKQAENLSIWMVLHIDKLFSSNNDSDYYINTSSQYEGVALNT, from the coding sequence ATGTTTGAACTCGGTGGGAAATGCTTGGCATTCCATGGGCCATTGTTATATGAAGccaaaatattaaaaatatggGATCCAGCAACAAAAACGGTTACATCTATCAAAAATAGCAGCAGCAGTGGCAAATCTACTGGTAGCAATAGTAACGATAAATCCTTATTACAAAATACAAGTGCAACTGCTCCAACGACTGGCACAGCACCTACAGACCAGGAATCAATTCCTGCAGAAATCATTGCATTCCCATGCTATTTCATCCATTATCAAGGTTGGAAATCTACTTGGGATGAGTGGATAAGTTCCATAAGAATTAGAGAATATAACGTGGAGAACTtagaattaaagaagaaattagtCAATGACGCTAGAGAGGctaagaaattaaaagatcaagaaagaaagaagaaacatcAGAATGCTTTACATCCTTCATCGTCcacttcttctttatctgCATCAAGTAGGCTGAAAAAGGTAAATGATATAACCAACAAATCAAACGGTTTAAATAAACCATCACATAACAATGGgccatcatcatcatatcAACTTCAAAATAACATTCAAAATGATCTACATAATCAAGGTCAGTCAAATAGAAGAGGTAGTTCAATTTCACCGCAAAGAGGAGGAGCAGGAGGTGGAGGTATGCCACCTCATTCATCCTCGTCACCGGCATTAGgctcatcatcatctaattcctcctcttcttcatctgcATCACATTACCAACAGCAATTATTATCTCAATTACATAGTAATAATACACTGTTCCCCAGAATAACTCTACATATCCcattaaaattgaaatctaTCCTAGTAGATGATTGGGAATGTATAacgaaagaaaaaaaaatcataaatTTACCATGTCAAAATAACGTATCCAAGATTTTGGAAGATTATGAACATGACATGCTGAAATCTGACTCCTCCTCTCCTGCATCTTCATCGATAGTCTATCAATctcaattaaatgaattcattcaaggtttaaaattatattttaatgaaactttgtcaagattattattatatagaTTAGAGCGATTACAATACGAGgaattattaatagattATCGAAAGAAACATGATGGGAACGAATCACACATGAACGTATCGGAAATTTATGGTGCCATGCATTTATTAAGATTGATTAGTATATTACCGGAATTAATATCAAGTACAACAATGGACAATCAAAGTTGTCAATTGATTGTGAAACAAGCTGAGAATCTATCAATTTGGATGGTTCTACATATCGATAAATTGTTCTCCTCAAATAATGACAGTGATTATTATATCAATACTTCAAGCCAATATGAAGGTGTAGCATTAAATACATAA
- the BOL3 gene encoding Bol3p (similar to Saccharomyces cerevisiae YAL046C; ancestral locus Anc_7.23), which translates to MWLHSLRNTTTRTRTPIMMMMNTKSSNMLMRLYSSGSISTSMKMTPEEKMILEKLSKALQPKSIRVQDMSGGCGTMFAINVTSSQFNGLTTIKQHKLVNEILKDDIPRWHGLQLQTKKDK; encoded by the coding sequence ATGTGGTTACATTCCCTAAGAAACACCACTACGAGGACGAGAACTCcaattatgatgatgatgaacaCAAAAAGTTCGAATATGCTGATGAGGTTGTATTCATCAGGGTCTATCTCCACttcgatgaagatgacaCCAGAAGAGAAAATGATACTAGAGAAATTATCAAAGGCATTACAACCTAAATCTATAAGAGTACAAGATATGTCAGGTGGATGTGGTACCATGTTTGCCATTAATGTAACTAGTTCGCAATTTAATGGCTTGACCACGATTAAACAACATAAATTGGTTAATgagattttgaaagatgataTTCCTAGATGGCATGGATTACAATTACAAACGAAGAAGGATAAATAG